From Candidatus Protochlamydia phocaeensis, one genomic window encodes:
- a CDS encoding RluA family pseudouridine synthase, with the protein MPEWVVSSQEAGCKLIAFLSSKVGNEYSARALKRAIENNCCQVNGRTERFASTLLGRGDHVVLVLEQLPASLEKKPKWDPAQILYEDEAVLIYNKPAGVTSDEKGVLQLLKPHYPHLQLVHRLDRETSGILLLAKNAAIFDDFVQQFKQFHVHKRYRAIVDGILKDRRGTVENYLGKKHAYSGQAIWGAVKSDKGLYAHTEWECLKTGKGASLVLCIPKTGRTHQIRVHLAGIGHPILGDFQYCKQFHCAYRPSRCLLHAEEIAFRHPLTKQTLSFQAPLPDDFLHAQKALFKM; encoded by the coding sequence ATGCCGGAATGGGTGGTTTCCTCTCAAGAAGCAGGCTGCAAGCTCATTGCTTTCCTCAGCAGCAAAGTGGGAAATGAATACTCGGCGCGCGCCTTAAAAAGAGCGATTGAGAATAACTGCTGTCAAGTGAATGGCCGTACAGAGCGCTTTGCCTCTACCTTGCTTGGCAGGGGAGACCATGTTGTGTTGGTTCTCGAACAGCTTCCCGCTTCTTTAGAAAAAAAGCCCAAATGGGACCCTGCGCAAATCCTATACGAAGATGAAGCGGTGCTTATTTATAATAAGCCGGCAGGAGTCACAAGCGATGAAAAAGGCGTCCTTCAGCTTTTAAAGCCTCATTATCCCCATCTCCAGCTTGTTCATCGCCTGGACCGAGAGACGTCAGGCATCCTATTGTTGGCCAAAAACGCGGCAATCTTTGATGACTTTGTCCAGCAATTTAAGCAGTTCCATGTTCATAAACGCTATAGAGCAATTGTGGACGGAATTTTAAAAGACAGACGGGGAACTGTTGAAAATTACTTGGGAAAAAAGCATGCCTACTCCGGCCAAGCCATTTGGGGAGCTGTCAAATCCGACAAAGGCCTATATGCCCATACGGAATGGGAGTGTCTAAAAACAGGCAAGGGGGCATCTTTAGTTCTTTGCATTCCCAAGACAGGCCGGACACATCAAATCCGGGTCCATCTGGCAGGAATCGGCCATCCCATCCTTGGCGACTTTCAATATTGCAAGCAATTTCACTGTGCATATCGCCCTTCCCGCTGTTTGCTGCATGCCGAGGAAATCGCCTTTAGGCATCCCTTAACCAAACAAACATTGTCTTTTCAGGCTCCTTTACCGGATGATTTCCTGCACGCTCAGAAAGCCTTATTTAAGATGTGA
- a CDS encoding class I SAM-dependent methyltransferase → MANNRLNILEVGPGSPQTNGSSIPSRLARKKEMQAKFERLWLLDPEQFNPLRNCMQRERLDRTWALLTQHISLEGKHIADIGCGAGIFSRRMRDGGAHIEAVDIAENALKRLRQEDMRHIEAKQEAMPMTQLPDQGYDIVVCTEIVAELSRDDYRLFFAELARLVKPDGYIVCSTPIDIDSEGGVERLTGLAQTEFDIVDAKPSYHALFIRLKRWLELPINLTKAWQDPRFREEELAKRRGLSRWWFYSQTSFFFIWIWFAFAYLVHPLLSYLRKNRWLLLQIEKICQFIWDESGISHYIFLAKLRPLATVDPKEIPIEKPKRKEIWE, encoded by the coding sequence ATGGCAAATAACCGGCTTAATATTCTTGAGGTCGGTCCAGGCTCCCCTCAAACAAACGGCTCTTCGATTCCCTCGCGTCTTGCACGCAAAAAAGAGATGCAAGCCAAGTTTGAGCGTCTTTGGCTTCTCGATCCCGAACAATTTAATCCTTTGCGCAATTGCATGCAAAGAGAGCGCCTGGATAGAACATGGGCCCTTTTGACCCAGCACATCTCACTGGAAGGCAAGCACATTGCCGACATTGGTTGCGGAGCGGGTATTTTTTCGAGGCGCATGCGCGATGGCGGTGCCCATATAGAAGCTGTTGACATTGCCGAAAATGCTCTAAAGCGGCTGCGGCAAGAAGATATGCGCCATATTGAAGCCAAACAAGAGGCAATGCCCATGACGCAATTGCCGGATCAAGGGTATGATATTGTCGTTTGCACAGAAATCGTTGCGGAATTGAGCCGGGACGATTATCGCCTCTTTTTTGCCGAACTGGCCCGTTTGGTCAAGCCAGACGGTTATATTGTATGTTCAACCCCTATTGATATCGATAGCGAAGGCGGAGTGGAGCGGCTAACGGGCTTGGCGCAGACCGAATTCGACATTGTAGATGCCAAGCCCAGCTACCATGCGCTATTTATTCGATTAAAACGCTGGCTGGAACTGCCTATCAACTTGACCAAAGCTTGGCAAGATCCTCGCTTCAGAGAAGAAGAATTAGCAAAGAGAAGAGGTTTAAGCCGTTGGTGGTTCTATAGCCAGACTAGCTTTTTTTTTATTTGGATTTGGTTTGCCTTTGCTTATTTGGTGCATCCCCTCTTGTCCTATCTGAGAAAAAACCGCTGGCTGCTCTTGCAAATAGAAAAAATCTGCCAATTCATATGGGATGAGTCCGGAATCAGCCACTATATTTTTTTAGCGAAGCTGCGCCCACTGGCAACCGTTGACCCTAAAGAGATCCCGATAGAAAAGCCAAAGCGGAAAGAGATATGGGAATAG
- a CDS encoding NUDIX hydrolase, whose product MIREFVASVYIIENEKVLLIFHHKLQKWLPPGGHIEANETPVEAARREVKEEVGLDIAFISQENLQIDYWNAHSFERPYLCLLENIPAYKDKPAHQHMDFIYIAKPALEQSPLQDSSLHLPFRWFSLEELTLLRPDEDIFCETLQVIQHLLSVFASIPASPSLMVEG is encoded by the coding sequence ATGATTAGAGAGTTTGTCGCAAGCGTCTATATTATTGAAAATGAAAAGGTCCTTCTCATTTTTCATCACAAGCTGCAAAAATGGCTGCCTCCTGGAGGACATATAGAAGCCAATGAAACGCCCGTGGAAGCAGCAAGACGAGAAGTGAAAGAAGAAGTCGGCCTGGACATTGCGTTTATTTCTCAAGAAAATCTGCAAATTGATTATTGGAATGCGCACAGTTTCGAGCGTCCTTATCTTTGCCTATTGGAAAATATCCCGGCTTACAAGGACAAGCCTGCACATCAGCACATGGACTTTATTTATATCGCTAAACCCGCTTTAGAGCAATCCCCTCTCCAAGATTCCTCTTTACATCTTCCTTTCCGATGGTTTAGCTTAGAGGAATTAACCCTCTTAAGACCGGATGAGGATATTTTTTGCGAAACCCTCCAAGTCATCCAGCACTTGCTAAGCGTATTTGCCTCCATCCCCGCCTCCCCCTCTTTAATGGTCGAAGGATAA
- a CDS encoding MazG family protein — protein MDDFKALIIIIERLLAPDGCPWDREQTLQSMRRSLVEETYEVIEAIDLNDNHQIEEELGDLFFNAIFLSKLAERDNRFSLEDVLKQIAAKLIRRHPHIFGEAQVGTAEEVLKQWEEIKKKEKGEAQPQSALDNIPKDLPSLARAYKMLKKFEKAGFSLPRPNEQTSEEDRLGLALLELVQHGIRKGIDAEHALRRLLSHLNQQFRAWEQANPP, from the coding sequence ATGGATGACTTCAAAGCTCTTATCATTATTATTGAACGCCTGCTAGCTCCGGATGGGTGTCCCTGGGATAGGGAACAGACGCTCCAATCGATGCGCCGCTCGCTGGTAGAGGAGACCTATGAGGTGATTGAAGCCATTGATTTAAATGACAATCATCAGATTGAAGAAGAACTAGGGGATTTATTTTTTAATGCGATTTTCCTAAGCAAATTGGCCGAGCGCGATAACCGGTTTTCGTTGGAAGATGTCCTTAAACAGATCGCTGCCAAGCTCATTCGCCGCCATCCGCATATTTTTGGCGAGGCCCAGGTTGGGACGGCAGAAGAGGTGCTCAAGCAATGGGAAGAAATCAAAAAAAAAGAAAAGGGAGAAGCCCAACCTCAAAGCGCTCTGGATAATATTCCCAAGGATTTGCCTTCTCTTGCACGGGCTTATAAGATGCTCAAAAAATTTGAAAAAGCCGGCTTTTCTTTGCCAAGGCCCAATGAACAGACGTCGGAAGAAGATCGCCTGGGCCTGGCCTTGCTAGAGCTTGTACAGCACGGGATTAGGAAAGGCATCGATGCCGAGCACGCTCTGCGCAGGCTTCTTTCCCATCTCAACCAACAGTTTCGTGCATGGGAACAGGCGAATCCACCTTAA
- a CDS encoding His/Gly/Thr/Pro-type tRNA ligase C-terminal domain-containing protein, producing MPLFHTPELIIQRRPIAELLAYTVSQLFPDIILLGGGTSPLGFYYDFIFDQPVHADMLAFIELHLRTLIKENRDVRLLNMMRENAQALFLHHGQPFLAEKAGEEASNIIDLIQIDQFHGLCPAFSMQSTGEAGSVKLLDATEKKWLTEDGEVTVTRLLGTSFDNPQTLKQFLKTYDAYLKKKSHVLIGQEMDFFSLSEQISPVEWIWHPKGESAKQILQEWMEKEQSKQWAIEKVSTPLVVNAALFAHDLQSFPAFEVGDQVLRLSASRVPQHVHLFQRHSVLSEELPVCFSEFSAVYKRKEEGINEGMLESACELSDQLTIFCLAEQLSQELISSLHFIEQIIRIFGFEAQWYLVASRQKSFKAKQERKALDWIKQAIQSYSFTYPIDSHLYEDDNNIEGPRLELRLVDEIGRQWAGPSLTIIIDRLKAWNFKAEGLEEKRDQPVILKRQIWGSLNRFIALLIERFEGALPLWLAPEQVRILSIGESVRSYAKTIEARCKQQGLRVRLDLRPVKLGEKIHEAEKERIPYLLIVGDQECKKQGVTVRSHRQPGKNQLQNLETCLEQIQQECVYPALVEYTLKRSK from the coding sequence ATGCCTCTTTTTCATACACCTGAGCTTATCATTCAACGCCGGCCTATTGCAGAGTTGCTTGCTTATACAGTCTCTCAACTTTTTCCAGATATCATTCTCTTAGGTGGCGGAACCAGTCCATTAGGATTTTATTACGATTTTATCTTCGATCAGCCTGTGCATGCCGATATGCTTGCTTTTATCGAACTGCACTTGCGGACATTGATCAAAGAAAACCGGGATGTGCGCCTGTTGAATATGATGCGCGAGAATGCCCAAGCGCTTTTTTTGCATCATGGTCAACCTTTTTTGGCAGAAAAAGCAGGCGAAGAGGCCTCTAATATTATCGATCTTATTCAAATTGATCAGTTTCATGGCCTATGTCCCGCTTTTTCTATGCAATCGACAGGCGAAGCGGGATCCGTTAAGCTTCTCGATGCAACGGAAAAGAAGTGGTTGACCGAAGACGGAGAGGTAACAGTCACGCGCCTATTGGGAACGTCTTTTGATAATCCGCAGACGCTCAAGCAGTTTTTAAAGACCTACGATGCCTATTTAAAAAAGAAAAGCCATGTCCTGATCGGCCAAGAAATGGATTTCTTTAGCTTAAGCGAGCAAATCAGTCCCGTTGAGTGGATTTGGCATCCCAAAGGCGAGAGTGCTAAGCAGATTTTACAAGAGTGGATGGAGAAAGAGCAAAGCAAGCAATGGGCGATTGAAAAGGTGTCGACTCCTTTAGTTGTCAATGCAGCGTTGTTCGCGCATGACTTGCAAAGTTTTCCTGCTTTTGAAGTAGGGGATCAAGTGTTAAGGCTTAGCGCTTCGCGAGTACCTCAGCATGTGCATTTATTTCAACGGCATTCGGTTCTTTCGGAGGAATTGCCTGTTTGTTTTTCTGAATTTTCGGCAGTTTATAAGAGGAAGGAAGAAGGGATAAACGAAGGGATGTTGGAGTCGGCGTGCGAACTGTCTGACCAGCTCACAATTTTTTGTTTAGCGGAACAACTTTCTCAAGAATTGATTTCTTCCTTGCATTTCATTGAACAAATCATTAGAATCTTTGGTTTTGAGGCCCAATGGTATTTGGTCGCTTCAAGGCAGAAAAGTTTTAAAGCCAAGCAGGAGAGAAAGGCATTAGATTGGATCAAACAAGCGATTCAGTCGTATTCTTTTACGTATCCTATTGACTCTCACCTCTATGAAGATGATAATAATATAGAGGGCCCTCGCTTAGAATTGCGTCTAGTGGATGAAATTGGACGTCAATGGGCGGGTCCTTCTCTGACAATTATCATTGATCGTTTAAAGGCTTGGAATTTTAAAGCAGAAGGTCTAGAAGAGAAAAGAGATCAGCCTGTTATTTTAAAAAGGCAGATCTGGGGGTCTTTAAATCGTTTTATCGCTCTTTTGATTGAGCGATTTGAAGGAGCGCTTCCGCTCTGGTTAGCTCCAGAGCAAGTACGGATTCTTTCAATCGGGGAGTCTGTCCGCTCTTATGCAAAGACCATTGAAGCGAGATGCAAACAACAAGGGCTTCGTGTAAGGCTTGATTTGCGTCCTGTTAAATTGGGTGAAAAAATCCACGAAGCAGAAAAGGAGAGAATTCCTTATTTGCTTATTGTGGGAGATCAAGAGTGTAAAAAGCAGGGTGTAACGGTACGGTCCCATCGGCAGCCGGGCAAAAACCAACTGCAGAATTTGGAAACGTGCCTAGAACAAATCCAACAAGAATGCGTATATCCAGCACTTGTGGAGTATACTTTGAAGAGGAGTAAGTAA
- a CDS encoding MORN repeat-containing protein, with translation MNFNTYVKGVCPTTTTTSREIPVVPSSGASVRLSPAPSCLEPKVDLGPIIGTGQHALHSLFPALPLPKRPRSFSETPETMDRQEQELPPLSKRVCVRGMESEKLANPDEEDSEADRPSIDALINQQSRRLFPTIEPVIPPCVSYASQMSAHLARTFQTQEGLAGASRSVAQPASLPSTNHLDPIRPLVPSEESRLSEPVYVKRLFIDGNRYAGWTVDGQPHGKGEMSYLDGSRYEGDFHKGKKHGEGILIHLFGIYKGEFKDDLMHGKGRQKFIDGGSYEGDYDKGNKHGYGVKTWPNGNRYEGQFINNQCSGQGKLFAQRQDYEGEFLNDRFHGEGVLIGKAGISYRGSFVRGKLEGHGYVVYPPQHPNHSFRGIFKANKPCDGVLRYKNGASFEGKFIDGKPSAQGIFHFSVNRMDSPSQALL, from the coding sequence ATGAATTTTAATACTTATGTAAAAGGTGTCTGTCCAACAACAACAACAACCTCGCGAGAAATTCCAGTTGTGCCAAGCTCTGGTGCTTCTGTCCGTCTTTCTCCAGCCCCTTCATGCCTGGAACCTAAGGTTGATTTAGGTCCTATAATCGGTACGGGACAACACGCACTGCACTCTCTTTTTCCCGCTTTGCCTTTACCTAAGAGGCCTCGCTCTTTTTCAGAAACTCCAGAAACTATGGATAGACAAGAACAAGAGCTACCTCCTCTAAGCAAGAGAGTATGCGTAAGAGGTATGGAAAGTGAAAAGTTGGCAAATCCAGATGAAGAGGATTCTGAAGCAGATAGGCCTTCCATCGATGCGTTAATCAACCAGCAAAGCCGACGGTTATTCCCAACAATTGAGCCAGTTATTCCTCCTTGTGTGTCTTATGCCTCTCAAATGTCCGCTCATTTAGCCAGGACGTTTCAAACGCAGGAGGGACTTGCAGGTGCCTCTCGTTCCGTTGCCCAGCCTGCTTCTTTGCCTTCAACGAATCATTTGGATCCCATTCGGCCTCTTGTTCCCTCTGAAGAGTCTAGGCTGAGTGAGCCTGTGTATGTGAAAAGATTGTTTATTGACGGAAATCGCTATGCAGGGTGGACGGTAGATGGCCAGCCGCATGGCAAGGGAGAGATGTCTTATCTTGATGGATCTCGGTATGAAGGGGATTTCCATAAAGGCAAAAAACATGGGGAAGGGATTTTAATTCATCTTTTTGGAATTTATAAGGGGGAATTTAAGGATGATCTGATGCATGGAAAAGGTCGCCAGAAATTCATTGATGGCGGCTCTTATGAGGGAGACTACGATAAAGGAAACAAGCATGGATATGGAGTAAAGACCTGGCCGAATGGGAATAGATACGAGGGTCAATTCATTAACAATCAATGCTCCGGACAGGGAAAATTATTTGCGCAAAGGCAAGATTATGAAGGAGAGTTTTTGAATGATAGATTTCATGGCGAAGGCGTTCTGATCGGAAAAGCAGGCATCTCCTATAGAGGATCGTTTGTTCGCGGGAAGCTCGAAGGGCATGGATATGTCGTGTATCCTCCGCAGCATCCAAATCACAGTTTTAGAGGGATATTTAAAGCAAACAAGCCTTGTGATGGTGTTCTTCGCTATAAAAATGGGGCTTCTTTTGAGGGAAAATTCATTGACGGCAAGCCTAGCGCGCAAGGCATTTTTCACTTCAGCGTTAATAGGATGGACTCACCCTCTCAAGCTTTGCTTTGA
- the waaC gene encoding lipopolysaccharide heptosyltransferase I — protein MKILIIKTSSLGDIIHAFPVLQYLKSRHPQAQIDWVVEQPFVELVQAHPSLHQAWSVNTKKWRKGFWKKDVWQDIRYFVQQIRQQTYDVAIDLQGNTKSGLILAFVKSAKKIGFGSKSVPEWPNLLFTNQRYNPPPRQNIREDYLFLAQSILGDFKAERKGVQLKIEPSWQVKLEAILAHEQIQNGMQIMVCPGSNWTNKQLPKETLKAFLQQILDKCSGRFLFVWGSPAEKDMGEYLAAHFPDHSLIVDRLPLPALQNLMARMDAVIAMDSLPLHLAGTTPTPTYGIFGASSSHKYKPLGGNHGAFQGSCPFNQSFEKRCPLLRTCSTGNCIKDIDAARLFQSFETWWKNRVL, from the coding sequence ATGAAAATTTTGATCATTAAAACATCCTCTTTGGGCGATATCATCCATGCTTTTCCCGTGTTGCAATATTTAAAATCCCGCCACCCGCAAGCCCAGATCGATTGGGTCGTTGAACAGCCGTTTGTGGAGCTCGTTCAAGCACATCCCTCTCTTCATCAAGCCTGGAGCGTCAATACCAAAAAATGGCGCAAAGGCTTCTGGAAGAAAGATGTTTGGCAAGACATCCGCTATTTTGTTCAGCAAATTCGCCAGCAGACGTATGACGTTGCCATCGATTTGCAAGGCAATACCAAATCCGGCTTAATCCTGGCTTTTGTAAAAAGCGCGAAAAAGATTGGATTTGGCTCAAAGTCTGTGCCGGAATGGCCCAATCTCTTATTTACGAATCAACGCTATAATCCGCCGCCAAGGCAAAACATTCGCGAAGACTATCTTTTTCTTGCTCAAAGCATTCTGGGCGATTTTAAGGCAGAAAGAAAAGGAGTCCAATTAAAAATTGAGCCGAGCTGGCAAGTCAAATTGGAGGCCATTTTAGCTCATGAGCAGATTCAAAATGGCATGCAAATCATGGTCTGTCCAGGATCGAATTGGACGAATAAGCAGCTTCCCAAAGAGACATTAAAAGCATTCCTACAGCAAATTTTAGATAAATGCTCAGGACGCTTTCTTTTTGTCTGGGGCTCGCCAGCAGAAAAAGACATGGGAGAATACTTAGCAGCGCATTTTCCCGATCATAGCCTTATTGTAGATCGCTTGCCTCTTCCTGCCTTGCAAAACTTAATGGCCCGCATGGATGCCGTCATAGCCATGGATTCTTTGCCTCTTCATCTCGCAGGAACCACGCCTACTCCAACTTATGGAATATTTGGCGCATCCTCTTCACACAAATATAAGCCCTTAGGTGGAAATCACGGGGCTTTTCAAGGAAGCTGCCCTTTTAATCAAAGCTTTGAAAAACGCTGTCCTCTTTTACGCACCTGCTCAACTGGCAATTGTATAAAAGACATAGATGCCGCACGTTTGTTCCAGTCTTTTGAAACGTGGTGGAAAAACAGGGTGTTATGA
- the rplT gene encoding 50S ribosomal protein L20, translating into MVRATNAVASHRRKKRLYKLAKGFVGDRKNHLRLTSGAVMRAMAYNYAHRKQKKRDFRSLWIMRLNAAARINGISYSKFIYGLKKARCELDRKVLADMAIRDPNSFAAVVGFAKEALA; encoded by the coding sequence ATGGTTAGAGCAACCAATGCTGTAGCTTCTCATCGTCGCAAGAAGAGATTATACAAGTTAGCCAAAGGGTTTGTCGGCGACAGAAAGAACCATTTGCGTTTAACGAGTGGTGCAGTGATGCGTGCGATGGCATACAATTATGCGCATCGTAAGCAAAAGAAGCGTGATTTTCGTAGTTTGTGGATTATGCGCCTCAATGCAGCTGCCAGAATCAATGGAATTTCCTATAGCAAATTTATCTATGGGTTAAAAAAAGCGCGATGTGAGCTCGATAGAAAAGTCCTAGCTGATATGGCGATCCGCGATCCGAACAGTTTTGCTGCGGTCGTTGGATTTGCAAAGGAAGCTTTAGCATAA
- a CDS encoding phosphotransacetylase family protein has translation MKNAIFIAATGQNVGKTTLCLGIIAALHKRFEQIGFIKPVGQQHVKVAEDLKVDKDVVLFKEYFNLQSDYADMSPVILPAGFTRDFLDRKIDGKAIEQSIKKAFHKIYDRHDYTIVEGTGHIGVGSIVHMNNAKVASLLGLEVVIIASGGLGSAHDELALNIAMCQAYGVRVRGVILNRVLEDKKGMIEEYFPKALQHWGIPLIGCVPYNAFLNTPTLKDFEILFQTQLLAGEKHHYRHFQHHRLVAGSLQAYQDELHSNELIITPASREDIILATLQRHQMAKENQQDALLGMILTSKHPPSPFILNLIKQADIPALYAPLCSYDAMKMITSFTAKIRGEDLPKIEQAIQLVESNIDLDRLVCPLAQPHSISN, from the coding sequence ATGAAAAACGCTATCTTTATTGCTGCAACAGGACAAAATGTCGGAAAAACAACGCTTTGCTTAGGCATCATTGCCGCTTTGCATAAGCGCTTTGAACAAATTGGATTCATCAAGCCTGTCGGCCAGCAGCACGTAAAGGTTGCAGAGGATTTAAAAGTCGACAAAGATGTCGTGCTTTTCAAAGAATACTTTAATCTTCAATCCGACTATGCCGATATGAGCCCTGTCATTTTGCCGGCCGGATTTACAAGAGATTTCCTGGACCGCAAGATTGACGGCAAAGCAATTGAACAGAGCATTAAAAAAGCCTTTCATAAGATTTATGACCGGCATGATTATACGATAGTGGAAGGAACAGGGCATATTGGAGTCGGCTCCATCGTCCATATGAATAATGCCAAAGTAGCTTCTCTGCTCGGACTAGAGGTTGTCATTATTGCGTCGGGAGGGCTGGGGTCCGCCCATGACGAGCTGGCTTTAAATATCGCCATGTGCCAAGCATATGGCGTACGCGTAAGGGGGGTCATTCTCAATCGGGTCTTAGAGGATAAAAAAGGCATGATTGAAGAGTATTTTCCCAAAGCGCTGCAACACTGGGGCATTCCCCTGATCGGCTGCGTGCCTTATAATGCTTTTCTCAACACCCCTACTTTAAAAGATTTTGAAATCTTATTCCAAACGCAGCTCCTTGCAGGCGAAAAGCATCATTATCGGCATTTTCAACATCACCGCCTTGTCGCAGGATCGCTGCAAGCTTATCAAGATGAACTGCACTCCAATGAGTTAATCATTACGCCTGCCAGCCGAGAAGACATTATTTTGGCCACTCTTCAAAGGCATCAAATGGCTAAAGAGAACCAGCAAGACGCTTTATTGGGCATGATCCTGACAAGCAAGCACCCCCCAAGCCCTTTTATTCTTAATCTCATCAAGCAAGCGGATATCCCGGCCTTATATGCCCCTTTATGCAGCTATGATGCGATGAAGATGATTACGTCTTTTACGGCTAAGATACGAGGGGAAGACCTGCCCAAAATTGAACAGGCCATTCAATTGGTGGAAAGCAATATTGACTTAGACCGGTTAGTTTGTCCTCTTGCTCAACCGCATTCTATATCAAATTAA
- the infC gene encoding translation initiation factor IF-3 codes for MKVNREIRAPKVRVIGATGEQVGIISLYEALAMAEEQGLDLVEIVPGSNPPVCKVMNFGKFRYDQSKREKESKKAQHQIKVKEIKLKPNIDVHDLETKTRHAHEFLASGNKVKITCTFRGREMMHPEIGEKIVRQMCQDLEDVSTPESPPKMMGRMLLVVLAPGSKKKKEGVKQSSTTEEPAID; via the coding sequence TTGAAAGTAAATAGAGAAATACGCGCTCCAAAAGTAAGAGTCATCGGTGCAACCGGAGAACAAGTGGGAATTATTTCCCTCTATGAAGCGTTGGCCATGGCAGAAGAGCAAGGATTAGACCTAGTTGAAATTGTTCCAGGGTCAAATCCTCCTGTTTGCAAAGTCATGAATTTCGGAAAATTCCGTTACGACCAAAGCAAACGGGAAAAGGAAAGTAAAAAGGCACAGCATCAAATCAAAGTTAAGGAAATAAAACTTAAACCGAATATTGATGTTCATGACCTTGAGACGAAAACAAGACATGCCCATGAATTTTTAGCGAGTGGTAATAAAGTAAAAATCACTTGTACTTTTCGAGGGCGTGAAATGATGCACCCAGAGATTGGGGAAAAAATTGTCCGTCAGATGTGTCAGGATCTAGAAGATGTTTCTACTCCTGAATCGCCCCCTAAAATGATGGGTCGCATGTTGCTTGTCGTCTTAGCACCTGGATCAAAGAAGAAGAAAGAGGGAGTTAAGCAGAGTAGTACGACTGAAGAGCCGGCTATCGACTAG
- the pheS gene encoding phenylalanine--tRNA ligase subunit alpha produces MQQSIDEIRQQFLQALALIKTTSDLEAVKVKFLGKKGPLQQLMKGLKDVAPEDRPAVGKHINDLKELMTTECDQLEAKLIAQEESQQLAHETLDITLPGRKRFIGRKHPLTQAMDQIIAILVGMGFSVQYGPDIDSDYYNFEVLNFPLEHPARDMQDTFYISPHILLRTHTSNIQARVMEANEPPIRIIAPGKVYRNETITARSHVFFHQIEAVYIDKHVAFSDLMAAMDEFLKKLFKQDIATRYRPSYFPFVEPGMEVDISCLVCKGAGCHICKYSGWVEVAGAGMIHPQVLRNGGIDPESYSGFAWGMGLERLVMMLKGIQDIRLFTENDLRFLEQFTAI; encoded by the coding sequence GTGCAACAATCTATCGATGAAATCCGCCAGCAATTTCTGCAAGCTTTAGCTCTCATTAAAACGACATCTGATTTAGAAGCTGTCAAAGTCAAGTTCTTGGGTAAAAAAGGTCCCCTTCAGCAATTGATGAAAGGGTTAAAGGATGTCGCTCCTGAAGACCGTCCGGCTGTAGGTAAGCATATCAACGATTTAAAAGAACTGATGACAACAGAATGCGATCAGCTTGAGGCTAAGCTCATCGCACAAGAGGAAAGCCAGCAATTGGCCCATGAAACCCTTGATATTACCTTGCCAGGCCGCAAGCGCTTTATTGGACGCAAGCATCCGCTGACACAGGCAATGGATCAAATTATAGCTATTTTAGTGGGCATGGGATTTTCCGTTCAATATGGTCCAGATATTGATTCGGACTATTATAACTTTGAAGTGCTTAATTTCCCTTTAGAGCATCCTGCACGGGACATGCAAGATACGTTCTATATTTCACCCCATATTCTCCTGCGCACGCATACGTCTAATATTCAAGCGCGCGTGATGGAAGCGAATGAACCGCCTATCCGCATCATTGCTCCGGGAAAAGTATACCGCAATGAGACAATTACGGCGCGTTCGCATGTGTTTTTTCATCAAATCGAAGCCGTTTATATCGACAAGCATGTAGCTTTTTCAGATCTAATGGCAGCGATGGACGAATTTTTGAAAAAATTATTTAAACAAGACATTGCTACACGCTATCGCCCTAGCTATTTTCCTTTTGTCGAACCTGGAATGGAAGTCGATATTAGCTGCTTAGTCTGTAAAGGGGCTGGATGCCATATTTGCAAATATTCAGGATGGGTAGAGGTGGCCGGTGCGGGAATGATTCATCCGCAGGTTTTGCGTAATGGCGGTATTGATCCAGAAAGCTATTCCGGCTTTGCTTGGGGAATGGGATTAGAGCGTTTAGTCATGATGCTTAAAGGAATTCAAGATATCCGCTTGTTTACGGAAAACGATCTCCGTTTCTTAGAGCAATTTACAGCTATTTAG
- the rpmI gene encoding 50S ribosomal protein L35, which yields MKTRKAVASRFRVTAGGKLKASQPGKRHLLTGKTPKRKRQLRQPMLLDEGHLKTYKRLMCL from the coding sequence ATGAAAACACGCAAAGCTGTTGCGTCTAGATTTCGCGTGACGGCAGGCGGCAAGCTTAAAGCTAGCCAACCGGGCAAGCGTCACTTATTGACCGGTAAAACACCCAAGCGTAAGCGTCAGTTGCGACAGCCTATGCTCTTAGATGAAGGCCATCTGAAGACATACAAGCGTCTGATGTGTTTATAA